From a region of the Neodiprion fabricii isolate iyNeoFabr1 chromosome 7, iyNeoFabr1.1, whole genome shotgun sequence genome:
- the LOC124186527 gene encoding sequestosome-1, with protein sequence MMSETVSFKVFLSKEEDPIDAKPEVRRFGIDKDVVTNFLYLNEKLQSVFAALRSRRFTISWKDADGDNVIVSSDEELRIALSETAEQSIRKLYVVLHSEYPAENAQPDAEQPQAIHIDIICDGCEKDVHGFRYKCIQCPNYDLCADCESKGLHPEHCMIRSPVPLQWNPHVGRRLSHFMYKLARKNGRTARDTDLTKCPYKRVKFTHNSHAGRPEADRPSWLDTVTAYLNEWAQLPSEGSCPMKEQPGQKVGEESKTETEDKRRINRQAELFKNVGENLANLLNPLSIDVEVYPEAPNAAGKAPAGGNAKTPPENSPPSTSAHKFPGEGKKLVDTASTSENPVHQPTADVSAPIDKPNMESEEWTLLNQQDTPVSYVTEGVSSISLSTGAVPKVPSTTVPTASAPVPILASTVATKPIYPKLPQQAEAPIPIYHPDPNIQRAVVAMMQMGFTNEGGWLTQLLASKNGDISKALDILQPVRPGNSKQ encoded by the exons ATGATGTCTGAGACGGTCAGCTTCAAAGTATTCTTGTCCAAAGAGGAGGACCCCATCGACGCTAAGCCCGAAGTTAGGAGATTCGGCATCGATAAGGACGTAGTGACGAATTTTCTCTACCTGAACGAGAAGCTGCAGTCCGTCTTCGCGGCGCTCCGCTCGCGGCGTTTCACCATCTCTTGGAAAG ACGCTGACGGTGACAACGTCATTGTATCCAGCGACGAGGAGCTCAGAATTGCCTTATCCGAAACTGCTGAGCAAAGCATTCGCAAACTGTACGTCGTCCTGCACTCCGAGTACCCAGCTGAGAATGCTCAGCCGGACGCCGAGCAGCCACAGGCCATTCACATCGACATAATTTGCGACGGATGTGAGAAGGATGTCCATGGATTTCGTTACAAGTGCATCCAATGCCCAAACTATGACCTGTGCGCGGATTGCGAGTCCAAGGGACTTCATCCGGAGCACTGTATGATACGCAGTCCAGTCCCGTTGCAGTGGAACCCCCACGTTGGACGTCGACTATCGCACTTCATGTACAAGTTAGCCAGAAAGAATGGGCGGACTGCAAGAGATACAGATTTGACAAAGTGTCCCTATAAGAGGGTAAAGTTTACCCATAACTCGCACGCTGGGAGACCGGAGGCGGATAGACCTTCTTGGCTGGACACTGTAACTGCCTACTTGAACGAATGGGCTCAACTTCCGTCAGAAGGAAGCTGCCCAATGAAAGAACAACCTGGGCAGAAGGTGGGTGAAGAATCTAAGACTGAAACTGAGGACAAGCGAAGGATCAATCGACAGGCAGAGCTTTTTAAGAATGTCGGAGAGAATCTAGCCAATCTTTTGAACCCATTGAGTATCGACGTTGAAGTTTATCCCGAGGCTCCCAATGCAGCTGGGAAGGCTCCTGCTGGTGGTAACGCAAAAACCCCACCTGAGAACAGCCCACCTAGTACTTCGGCACACAAATTTCCTGGGGAAGGAAAGAAGCTAGTTGATACTGCATCGACTTCTGAGAACCCTGTACATCAGCCTACTGCCGATGTTTCCGCACCTATCGACAAACCTAACATGGAAAGCGAGGAGTGGACACTGCTTAATCAACAGGATACCCCGGTCTCTTACGTTACTGAAGGAGTTTCGAGCATCAGTTTGTCTACTGGAGCCGTACCTAAAGTG CCGTCAACAACTGTTCCGACAGCTTCTGCACCAGTTCCGATATTGGCTTCTACAGTAGCTACGAAACCAATCTATCCCAAATTGCCGCAACAGGCAGAGGCTCCGATCCCAATTTATCACCCCGACCCAAACATCCAACGCGCTGTGGTTGCAATGATGCAGATGGGTTTCACAAACGAAGGCGGATGGCTTACTCAGCTGCTGGCTTCCAAAAATGGTGACATTAGCAAGGCTCTGGATATTCTGCAACCAGTTCGTCCCGGCAATAGCAAGCagtaa
- the LOC124186531 gene encoding 28S ribosomal protein S29, mitochondrial, with product MAFNTLKVENFFRRVSAASIKKYATASEAVQVQEEPPVHFRTAESNPVNHTTQHQERFYTIPNDVYKKLYSGGGLPKEFMKQVKTFNECCFLTRSPTIEILSYLRNTNYNKPVNRYVLYGPSGCGKTLSMAHILHYGLATQKVLIHIPWAPNWFRHPKEVANSTTREGYVDLPIDAAAWLIHFKNQNSQLLEQLKLTTDKEYTWSLRESTPRGVPLMQLVDLGINRVRYASEIIIALTSELKEASIAGKCQTLVMIDGYNIFFTDRTRVFTDAKAMVLPDKVSLTIAALEMTKYDWCNGAVVVSVDQLAVGGKKESDLPRLLLGKAGFEHLDPFMPVSVNPYTDSEFYNVMDYFKDRRWVRNCDEEGLQELKLLSAKNGFKLMNLCAAL from the exons ATGGCCTTTAATACGC TCAAAGTGGAGAACTTCTTCCGCCGAGTATCTGCTGCTAGCATAAAGAAATATGCAACAGCCAGCGAAGCTGTACAGGTCCAAGAGGAACCCCCGGTTCATTTCAGAACTGCTGAGAGTAATCCGGTTAATCACACGACTCAGCATCAGGAACGGTTTTACACAATACCTAATGAcgtttacaaaaaattatacagtgGCGGTGGGCTGCCAAAAGAGTTTATGAAGCAAGTGAAAACCTTCAACGAATGCTGTTTTTTGACCAGATCGCCGactattgaaattttatcttaCCTACGAAACACAAACTACAATAAACCAGTCAATAGATATGTCTTGT ACGGACCATCCGGATGTGGAAAGACACTTTCAATGGCACACATTTTACACTATGGATTGGCAACACAGAAAGTACTGATTCACATACCTTGGG CCCCAAATTGGTTCAGACATCCGAAAGAAGTGGCCAATTCGACTACCAGAGAAGGCTATGTCGACTTACCAATAGATGCTGCTGCTTGGCTAATACATTTCAAGAATCAGAATTCCCAACTTTTGGAACAGCTCAAG CTCACTACCGACAAGGAGTACACGTGGAGTTTACGAGAATCAACACCTCGTGGAGTACCCTTGATGCAGCTGGTTGATCTGGGAATCAATCGGGTGAGGTATGCTTCGGAAATAATAATCGCCCTTACCTCAGAGCTGAAGGAAGCCAGTATTGCGGGAAAATGTCAAACGCTAGTGATGATCGATGGCTACAATATATTCTTTACGGACCGCACAAGAGTATTCACTGATGCTAAAGCAATGGTGCTACCTGACAAAGTATCACTCACTATTGCCGCATTGGAAATGACGAAATACGATTGGTGCAACGGAGCTGTTGTCGTGAGCGTGGATCAATTAGCTGTCGGG GGCAAAAAAGAATCTGATCTTCCAAGATTGCTACTTGGAAAAGCCGGCTTTGAGCATTTGGATCCCTTTATGCCAGTATCTGTGAACCCCTACACGGATTCAGAGTTTTATAATGTTATGGATTACTTCAAAGATAGACGGTGGGTCAGAAACTGCGATGAAGAGGGATTACAAGAGTTGAAACTTTTATCTGCCAAAAATGGTTTCAAACTTATGAATTTATGCGCAGCTTTGTAA